The sequence ATTTCGGAGATGAGCCTTACCAGCAAACCTGCCCTAATTTGCTGGCCGAACCCTCACAGAAATGAGCCTATTTTCTCAGGCTTCGATCGTCGTTAAGCGATTCTCAAAGTACCGGGCATAGAGCTGACAGCGGGGTTTGATCGTGCTGCCTTCCCGTGAGGTAATCAATCCCGCTCCCCGCAGGCGGAAATACACATCATCATCCTTGCAGGTCTGGGTTTGAATCACCTGCAGCAGTCCCTGCTTCTGTTCGGGTTTGTTGCTAAGTCGGAACAAGTGGTAACGCAGATGATCCCCAAAAGGTCCCTGATCATCCGTGGCTTTGGCAAACAGGTCCGCTACTGCCATCTGCTGACTGGCCAGCAGATACAGGGCCTTCCGCACCAGGTAGGGATGACCCCCCAGGAGCGTGATCAGGTTCTGGATCTGGGCCTTATCCAGGGGGGAACTGTGCCGCTGATTCAGATCGGCAACCTGCTCTGGTGTAAAGTCGGTCAGTTGAATTACCTGTCCCACGTTGAAGGGAGATTGGTTCAGGTTTTCAATCAACTGGTAAGGTTCAGTCGAGGTAACCAGCACCAGATCTAATTGTTTCCAGAGGGGGGTGTTGGCCCGGTTGTTGTGCCAGCTCCGTAACATGCTGAAGAAGTCCGATCGAAAGTCCGTCTCAAACACCCGCTCCACTTCATCCATTGAGAGCACCAGGGGCATACCCAGCGCTTTCAAGAGATACCGGCCCAGATAACGGGTGCAGCGCTGGCTGTTGCCCAGGGGACTACTCCAGTACTCATCCAACCGATCTTCCAGGTCCAACACATCCGTCAACCAGGCACAGAACTGGTAGAAGAAGCGATCGGCCTCTGCCAGGGCTGATTTATCAAACAACTGAAAGTCCAGAAACGCCACGCGCTTGCCGACTTCCACCGCTGCCCCATTGATCCGACTCAGCAGGGAACTCTTCCCCACCTGGCGAGGCCCTTTGATCGTAATCGTCACCCCCTGCTGTTGAATCGTTTCCAGAGCCACCGTGTCACAGTCTCGTGCAACATAAAACCGGGATTGGGGGTCCATCGTCCCGGCAGGAATTTCCAGTACAGGCATATCGGCAAAAGGTTGGGGAATCAGGGAATAGGCGGGAACAGACGGAGAGAGGGCCGGTAGTTTGGAGCAACGAGCCTCAAAGATGCGCCCTTCTAGCAACAGGGTCAATACTTCCTGAATCAGGCGGGGGGACTGCTTCTCGGTGGTCCATTCCCGCTGTTGGATCGGGTCCAGATAGCTGCGCAGGGTGTAGTTGAGGGGGGAGTCGATCGGAAAGTTGATGCGAATCGGCAGAATGACGGGTCTCTTCTGGGCTTCCTGCAGGCGGGTGGCCGATCGCACCTCTGCCATTACCATCTCACTGGTGGCCGCCTGCTCTGACAGCAGCAGCAGAAAATAGTCTGCCTGCTTCAGTTCCAGTTCAATCCGCTGGGGCCAGGATTCCCCCAGATGCAGATCCTTCTGGGCCAGAAATGCCTGATGCCCCTGCTGCTCCAACGCATCATGGAACTGTTGTGCCAGGGTTGCATCCGGTTCCTGGGTGCGATAGC is a genomic window of Leptolyngbya sp. 'hensonii' containing:
- a CDS encoding AAA-like domain-containing protein, whose amino-acid sequence is MDGLENTLPTWIPEGASGMAAIVFTDVVSSTNILSAPASDTLNEHQIITLMERDKSQMRSICQSYGGCVVKSTGDGLMICFQSAERAVACAREIQQTLAQQASQLAPEQILLHRIGIHSGDVERINQDLLGSAVNITSRLQSEAPPGGICLSKAIYDSVKSRVSLPIVEGGLRTLKGVSEPMPVYLIPYPRRVFISYRTQEPDATLAQQFHDALEQQGHQAFLAQKDLHLGESWPQRIELELKQADYFLLLLSEQAATSEMVMAEVRSATRLQEAQKRPVILPIRINFPIDSPLNYTLRSYLDPIQQREWTTEKQSPRLIQEVLTLLLEGRIFEARCSKLPALSPSVPAYSLIPQPFADMPVLEIPAGTMDPQSRFYVARDCDTVALETIQQQGVTITIKGPRQVGKSSLLSRINGAAVEVGKRVAFLDFQLFDKSALAEADRFFYQFCAWLTDVLDLEDRLDEYWSSPLGNSQRCTRYLGRYLLKALGMPLVLSMDEVERVFETDFRSDFFSMLRSWHNNRANTPLWKQLDLVLVTSTEPYQLIENLNQSPFNVGQVIQLTDFTPEQVADLNQRHSSPLDKAQIQNLITLLGGHPYLVRKALYLLASQQMAVADLFAKATDDQGPFGDHLRYHLFRLSNKPEQKQGLLQVIQTQTCKDDDVYFRLRGAGLITSREGSTIKPRCQLYARYFENRLTTIEA